One Sandaracinaceae bacterium genomic window carries:
- a CDS encoding NAD(P)/FAD-dependent oxidoreductase: MRIVIIGNGVAGIEAAITVRNREPDWDITIISEESDHFFSRTALMWVMSGQLSHRCIEPHERDLYARMGFRRVRARATGLDAEARTVSVSGGEPVAYDRLLIACGSRPRPSPWSGGDLPGVGHFVTMQDLEWLEREVHGGPSHGGRPPNPDAHVERSEVGSPYWPREVGATKRGRRPERPAVIGGGLIGIEAVEVLVHAGLRPKFLIREDWFWPIALDEAESTWISERMREHGVDVRLGENVEAFEGGGALEALVTDQGRYDCDLCVIAIGVVPNTEWLAGSGLELERGGIVVDEGLGASADGVFAAGDCAAVRWVDGGRRPEQLWYTARDQGRVAGRRLCGDRAVYDRGTWYNSAKLMDIEYTTAGLVSMNVEGEQNWFHEERGPVRSTTRIVLEGGRVIGFNLLGRRWDHAVLIRWIEEHRSLEYVLAHLNEAAFDTELVPPLVIPERAKKQELSGVAFSVAPGHMPAPAVRG; this comes from the coding sequence ATGCGCATCGTCATCATCGGCAACGGGGTCGCGGGCATCGAGGCCGCGATCACCGTCCGCAACCGCGAGCCGGACTGGGACATCACCATCATCAGCGAGGAGAGCGATCACTTCTTCTCGCGCACCGCGCTGATGTGGGTGATGTCGGGTCAGCTCAGCCACCGATGCATCGAGCCGCACGAGCGGGATCTCTACGCCCGGATGGGCTTCCGGCGGGTGCGCGCGCGCGCGACCGGGCTCGACGCGGAGGCCAGGACGGTGAGCGTGTCCGGCGGCGAGCCCGTGGCCTACGATCGCCTGTTGATCGCGTGTGGGAGCCGCCCGCGCCCTTCCCCGTGGAGCGGCGGCGACCTGCCCGGGGTGGGCCACTTCGTGACGATGCAGGACCTCGAGTGGCTCGAGCGCGAGGTGCACGGCGGACCCAGCCACGGCGGTCGGCCGCCCAACCCCGACGCGCACGTCGAGCGCAGCGAGGTCGGCTCGCCCTACTGGCCGCGAGAGGTCGGCGCGACGAAGCGCGGCAGGCGCCCCGAGCGCCCCGCGGTGATCGGCGGCGGGCTCATCGGCATCGAGGCGGTCGAGGTCCTCGTGCACGCCGGGCTGCGCCCCAAGTTCCTCATCCGCGAAGACTGGTTCTGGCCCATCGCGCTCGACGAGGCGGAGTCGACCTGGATCAGCGAGCGCATGCGCGAGCACGGCGTCGACGTGCGGCTCGGCGAGAACGTGGAGGCGTTCGAAGGCGGCGGCGCGCTCGAGGCGCTGGTGACCGATCAGGGCCGCTACGACTGCGATCTCTGCGTCATCGCGATCGGCGTGGTGCCCAACACCGAGTGGCTCGCGGGGAGCGGGCTGGAGCTCGAGCGCGGCGGAATCGTGGTGGACGAGGGGCTCGGCGCGAGCGCCGACGGCGTGTTCGCGGCCGGCGACTGCGCGGCGGTGCGCTGGGTCGACGGCGGGAGACGCCCCGAGCAGCTCTGGTACACCGCGCGGGACCAGGGCCGCGTGGCCGGCCGCCGGCTCTGCGGTGACCGCGCCGTCTACGACCGCGGAACATGGTACAACTCGGCAAAGCTGATGGACATCGAGTACACCACCGCCGGGCTCGTCAGCATGAACGTCGAGGGGGAGCAGAACTGGTTCCACGAGGAGCGAGGCCCGGTGCGCAGCACCACGCGGATCGTCCTCGAGGGCGGGCGCGTCATCGGGTTCAACCTGCTCGGTCGGCGCTGGGATCACGCGGTCTTGATCCGATGGATCGAGGAGCACCGCTCGCTCGAGTACGTGCTCGCGCACCTGAACGAGGCGGCGTTCGACACGGAGCTCGTGCCGCCCCTCGTCATCCCGGAGCGAGCGAAGAAGCAGGAGCTCTCGGGCGTCGCGTTCAGCGTCGCCCCAGGCCACATGCCGGCCCCGGCCGTGCGCGGGTGA